One segment of Panicum virgatum strain AP13 chromosome 1K, P.virgatum_v5, whole genome shotgun sequence DNA contains the following:
- the LOC120711856 gene encoding non-classical arabinogalactan protein 31-like has product MAAPTAAAAADTATSPPPPSAEPAAAPAPDQVSHPPPPQPDAPAHPLAPAPAPAPSPAPAPAAAPAPAPKKRKLEEVGFHTSDYYKIRAVVADLRVRFVQVYHATDFRNTDAAREILKEIKGVMELSKKMRLKLGATSEPVKSTEKPSAVPVKEEPAKPAEKPPAVPVKEEPVKPAEKPPARPVKDEPVKPPSVERVKDEHAKPLEKPSAEPVKDEPVKPLEKPSAEPMKDEPVKPTEPAPAGENNQVPGVGQTTISPNNAGVDSAVKNDNSDAQQ; this is encoded by the exons ATGGCCGCTccgactgccgccgccgccgccgacacagccacctcgcctcctccgccgtcggCAGAGCCCGCGGCTGCACCCGCACCGGATCAGGtctctcatcctcctcctcctcagcccGACGCACCTGCGCACCCcctggcgccagcgccagcgcctgCTCCATCCCCCGCGCCAgcgcctgcggcggcgcctgcCCCAGCCCCGAAGAAGCGGAAGCTGGAGGAGGTGGGGTTCCATACCTCCGACTACTACAAGAtccgcgccgtcgtcgccgaccTGCGTGTCCGCTTCGTCCAG GTTTACCACGCTACTGATTTCCGCAACACTGATGCTGCTCGTGAGATCCTGAAAG aaataaagggaGTCATGGAACTATCCAAGAAAATGAGGCTCAAGCTTGGTGCTACATCTGAGCCTGTGAAATCAACAGAGAAACCTTCAGCTGTACCTGTGAAGGAAGAGCCTGCGAAGCCAGCAGAGAAGCCTCCAGCTGTACCTGTGAAGGAAGAGCCTGTGAAGCCAGCAGAGAAGCCTCCAGCTAGACCTGTGAAGGATGAGCCTGTGAAACCACCTTCAGTTGAACGTGTGAAGGATGAGCATGCGAAACCATTAGAGAAGCCTTCAGCCGAACCTGTGAAGGATGAGCCTGTGAAACCATTAGAAAAGCCTTCAGCTGAACCTATGAAGGATGAGCCTGTGAAACCCACCGAGCCAGCTCCAGCTGGAGAAAATAATCAAGTTCCCGGGGTAGGTCAGACTACGATTTCTCCTAATAACGCAGGTGTTGATTCAGCAGTCAAGAATGATAACTCAGATGCGCAGCAGTGA